In Notamacropus eugenii isolate mMacEug1 chromosome 1, mMacEug1.pri_v2, whole genome shotgun sequence, one genomic interval encodes:
- the ZBTB42 gene encoding zinc finger and BTB domain-containing protein 42, whose amino-acid sequence MEFPDHSRQLLQCLSQQRHQGFLCDSTVLVGEARFQAHRAVLASCSMYFYLFYRDQLDKREIVHLNSDIVTAPAFSLLLEFMYEGKLELSSLPIEDILAAASYLHMYDIVKVCKGKLKEKELVIEEEKDRPFLGPSISLGHELELPGQPRFSPLEYDRSGAHPTWSNNLMGPSSLSKKAELTPSPGKAKPLDNGVGVSLSQRTELPIPGQAPGDSECALDLSLKPISGRDALHNSYVFRQLASDQQQQQQEVELMVKDEQDSLSDQEDGKARSPEGQPFGPVAKSLVTGLGHMFHGQEDDLDPERDESEDDLDASDLSASEVLGPPGHICICPLCSKVFPNPHVLQLHLSSHFRDKDGGSRARLSPEGSVPTCTLCGKTFSCMYTLKRHERTHSGEKPYTCVQCGKSFQYSHNLSRHAVVHTREKPHACKWCERRFTQSGDLYRHIRKFHCGLVKSLVV is encoded by the coding sequence ATGGAGTTCCCGGACCACAGCCGGCAGCTGCTGCAGTGCCTGAGTCAGCAGAGACACCAAGGATTCCTGTGCGACTCCACTGTGCTCGTAGGCGAAGCTCGGTTCCAGGCTCATAGAGCTGTGCTGGCTTCCTGCAGCATGTACTTCTACCTCTTCTACAGGGACCAGTTAGACAAAAGGGAGATTGTACATCTGAACAGTGACATTGTCACAGCCCCGGCTTTCAGCCTGCTGCTTGAATTCATGTATGAGGGCAAGCTGGAGTTGAGCAGCCTGCCCATCGAGGACATCTTAGCTGCTGCCAGCTACCTCCACATGTATGACATTGTCAAAGTCTGCAAGGGTAaactaaaggaaaaagaactagTGATTGAGGAAGAGAAGGACAGACCTTTCCTGGGCCCAAGCATATCCCTGGGCCATGAGTTAGAACTGCCTGGCCAGCCAAGATTCAGTCCCCTAGAGTATGATCGGTCTGGGGCCCACCCCACCTGGTCTAACAACCTCATGGGACCATCCTCATTATCAAAAAAAGCAGAGCTAACTCCAAGTCCTGGGAAGGCCAAACCCTTGGATAATGGTGTGggggtctctctctctcagaggaCTGAGCTCCCAATACCCGGCCAGGCCCCTGGTGACTCGGAGTGTGCTTTGGATCTGTCTCTGAAGCCGATTTCAGGGAGGGATGCCCTCCACAACTCCTATGTCTTCAGACAGCTGGCTTCagatcagcagcagcagcagcaggaagtTGAACTGATGGTAAAAGATGAACAGGACTCATTATCAGACCAGGAAGATGGCAAGGCAAGGAGTCCAGAGGGCCAGCCATTTGGACCTGTGGCTAAAAGTCTGGTCACAGGCCTGGGCCATATGTTTCATGGCCAGGAAGATGATCTGGACCCAGAGCGGGATGAGAGTGAAGATGACTTGGATGCATCAGACCTCTCTGCTTCAGAGGTGCTGGGGCCCCCTGGCCACATCTGCATCTGCCCCCTCTGTAGCAAGGTGTTCCCCAACCCACATGTCCTACAGCTGCATCTGAGCTCTCACTTCCGGGACAAGGATGGTGGCTCAAGGGCTCGATTGTCACCAGAGGGGTCAGTGCCCACCTGCACACTATGTGGAAAGACCTTCTCGTGCATGTACACCCTTAAGAGGCATGAGCGGACACACTCAGGCGAGAAACCATACACTTGTGTGCAGTGTGGCAAGAGCTTCCAGTACTCACACAATCTTAGCCGGCATGCGGTGGTGCACACTCGAGAAAAACCTCATGCCTGCAAGTGGTGTGAGCGCCGTTTTACACAGTCTGGGGATTTGTACCGGCACATCCGAAAGTTTCACTGTGGCCTTGTCAAGTCCCTGGTAGTTTGA